Part of the Helicobacter sp. MIT 21-1697 genome is shown below.
CACACCCACGAGATTGAATATCAACATTTTGAGCAAAAGAGGGCTTATACATAAAACCTTTAGGATTATCTTGGCGAAAAGCAAGGTTTTTTCCTGCGTATTTAACCTGATTTTGAGCCTTAAGCACTCCAAAATGAGCTTTGAAAATGCCTTTGCTCTCTTTTGAAAATACTTTTGCTATCACGCCTACGTGTGAATATGCACCATAGGGATAATCATCTAAGCCAACAAGCGCAATAGGAAAAGATGAATTTGTAAAACCATAAGAACTAAAATGTGTGAAAAAATATTCTGCAGCCCTTTTGGCAAGAAGACATAGAATCCGAGAGCCCACAAGATGATATTTACTTTGCATAAGAAAAGTTACATCTTCATAGCGATAAAAACTATACACTTTTATAGAATCTTGCAAGATTCTATAACGAGGCGTGAGAGGAATATGTGCAAGGCATTCTTTACAAATAAGGCTAAAACTCCATTTTTCACATACAAGGCATTTCATACATAATTCCAAACCATAAAAACTTCAATCACGCTCAAGCATTCATATGTTCTCTAATTTGGGCACAAATCCTCTCTTTATCCTGTGTAGCATCAAGCACTATATGTCTAAGCTTCATTTGTGTAACGACATTTTTAAAACATTGTTGAATCTCAAGCATATATGGAATACCTCTACTTTCAATATTATCGTGGCTTTTGCTTTCAATCCTTTCTTTCAGGCTTTGTTCATCAAGCTCCAAAATAACCACCAAATCTGGCAACATACCGCGCAAAACAAAATCATTCAAAGCAATGCTTTGTGCCATATCAATACCTTTGGCATACGCTATGCCTGATATAACGCTTCTATCTGAAATAATAAGCTTATCTTTGTGAGGGAGTAAAACTTGAGCATAATGCTGCGCTCTATCGGCAAGAAAAAGCATTAACTCTGCTCGTTCATCAAGTGTAAAATCATATTTTTTAGGTGCAAAAAGCACAAGTTCTCGTATATGTTCGCCTATTATACTTCCACCGGGCTCTTTGGTAAAAATAGCCTGTGGATAATGTGCTTTGAGTAATTGAATCTGTGTGCTTTTACCGCAAGTATCTATGCCTTCAATCGCTACATACATTACACGCCCCTTTTATGTTTGGCATAAAGTGAATAAATAAAATCAGCGACATTTTGTGGCACAAGATGAGAAAATGCCCCATTATGCTCAATGATTGAACGCACCACCGATGAGCTAATAAACGCATTCTCTAAAGTTGGCATAAAATAAATTGTTTCAAGCTCTGGATTCAGCGAAGCATTAGCATAACCTATTTGTAGCTCATATTCAAAATCACTCACAGCGCGCAATCCTCGTATAATCATTCTTGCACCCTTTTGCTTTGCAAAATCTGCAAGAAGCGTGCAAAAGCCCTCAACTTGCACATTTGCTAAACCTTGCGTGCCAAGCTTTAAAATATCAATACGTTCTTGAAGTGAAAACATTGGTCGCTTAGAGTTTGATTGCGCCACAGCAACAATTACATTATCAAAAATTTCCATAGAACGTTTAATAATATCCAAATGCCCATTTGTTACAGGGTCAAAAGTGCCCGGATAAATGGCTAATGTTCTCATTCAATCCCCTTTGTATCATATTTCCAACGTTGATAAAGCATATTTTCTATACACAGCGCATCAAACCACTTTCCTACAAAAAACCGCTCCATAGATTCTAAATCATTTGGCTTGGCATAATACCCCACACTCGGAGGGGCAATTATCACTCCAAGCAAAGAAAGCTTACTCATCTGCTCTAGTGCAATAGGGCTTAAGGGCATTTCGCGAGGTGCTAAAAGTAATTTTCGTCTCTCTTTAAGCATTACTGATGCACATCGCGAAATCAGCTCATCACACAATCCATTAGCTATTTTAGCAAGAATATTCATACTTGTTGGCACAATCGCCATTGCATCAATACCAAAGCTCCCTGAAGCTATCGGGCTATCCATTTGGTTTTCATTATAAATACAAAACCCTCTTTTATCCTTAAGTGCGAGAAGCTGTTGTGTAAAATTATCATCAATCTCGTGTTTTGCAACATCTTTTGCACCCTCACTGACAACCACAAATAACTCAATAGAATCTGGCACATATTCAATAAACTTTAAGCCTAAATGCACGCCACTCGCTCCTCCTATGGCAACTACAAGTTTCTTTATCGCTCTCATATACTCTCCTTAATCCCTTACCACTCATCATACCATATCATTCATACACTTATGACTTATAAAATCTCACCCTTGCCCTCATCAGTAATCTTTACGCGTATAATTTTTCCGCTGTTTGGATTTTGAGCGTTAATAATCTCATTATACACAGCATTTTGCCTTGCTACAAGCACAATTTCAGTTACAATACCACCTTCACGACTAAAAACACGAATCTTTTCTCCCTTTTTTACAATGATTCTGGGCTTGATTTTATCTTTTGTAATAGCTGTATCTGCACGAATATAACTCTTTGCGCCACTATTATAAAGCTCTTGTGCGCTCATATATTCTGCACCCACTCGTTCAAAAGCGATACGCTCTGTGCGCGTATTTTGTGGCGTTAAAGTATCATTAACATTAATATTTTGTGTGCTTTTAAGCACTTCAAGTACCCCTTCAAGTGTATAAGCAAAAGTGATTTTTTTAATATGTGAATGCTCTCCTGTGCGATATTTCATTACAAAAGTGCCGCTATTTTTTTTTAATGCAGGAG
Proteins encoded:
- a CDS encoding ComF family protein — protein: MKCLVCEKWSFSLICKECLAHIPLTPRYRILQDSIKVYSFYRYEDVTFLMQSKYHLVGSRILCLLAKRAAEYFFTHFSSYGFTNSSFPIALVGLDDYPYGAYSHVGVIAKVFSKESKGIFKAHFGVLKAQNQVKYAGKNLAFRQDNPKGFMYKPSFAQNVDIQSRGCVLLDDIITTGTSLNEAISALKGFKIHFCLALCDAKD
- the tmk gene encoding dTMP kinase — protein: MYVAIEGIDTCGKSTQIQLLKAHYPQAIFTKEPGGSIIGEHIRELVLFAPKKYDFTLDERAELMLFLADRAQHYAQVLLPHKDKLIISDRSVISGIAYAKGIDMAQSIALNDFVLRGMLPDLVVILELDEQSLKERIESKSHDNIESRGIPYMLEIQQCFKNVVTQMKLRHIVLDATQDKERICAQIREHMNA
- the coaD gene encoding pantetheine-phosphate adenylyltransferase, encoding MRTLAIYPGTFDPVTNGHLDIIKRSMEIFDNVIVAVAQSNSKRPMFSLQERIDILKLGTQGLANVQVEGFCTLLADFAKQKGARMIIRGLRAVSDFEYELQIGYANASLNPELETIYFMPTLENAFISSSVVRSIIEHNGAFSHLVPQNVADFIYSLYAKHKRGV
- a CDS encoding UbiX family flavin prenyltransferase, coding for MRAIKKLVVAIGGASGVHLGLKFIEYVPDSIELFVVVSEGAKDVAKHEIDDNFTQQLLALKDKRGFCIYNENQMDSPIASGSFGIDAMAIVPTSMNILAKIANGLCDELISRCASVMLKERRKLLLAPREMPLSPIALEQMSKLSLLGVIIAPPSVGYYAKPNDLESMERFFVGKWFDALCIENMLYQRWKYDTKGIE
- the flgA gene encoding flagellar basal body P-ring formation chaperone FlgA, whose amino-acid sequence is MKHFFLFLVILMSSINVSRAADDISIPSSKLFLQKSYQVNKSSIYSTDIFPQIDRRFKIATLPPDKFTLKLKSVDIKLIFARYGYEISSFESEFVEFNFISDMREDKALEFIQKMYIQHYGKTLEIKKLLVRPIGVLPQQYELLEYELAPPALKKNSGTFVMKYRTGEHSHIKKITFAYTLEGVLEVLKSTQNINVNDTLTPQNTRTERIAFERVGAEYMSAQELYNSGAKSYIRADTAITKDKIKPRIIVKKGEKIRVFSREGGIVTEIVLVARQNAVYNEIINAQNPNSGKIIRVKITDEGKGEIL